The Thermodesulfobacteriota bacterium sequence CCATATGGCCATCCTGATCTTTATTTGCATGCCGAATCAACTCTTCTATCGGCCTCGAAACCTCTTCAAGTCTCAACGCATTCCTCTTTTCAGACCAGCCTATTTCTCCTAGGATCCTCGCCATATCTTCTGAATCCTCAACTCTAGCTGCTCTTGTCTCAATTTTTGACATACTCAACCGGCCTCCTCCAAAGAAACCACCTAAGGGTGGCCCCACTTGGGCTATGTGTTAAGTTAATGATAAGCGTCAATTATATTCAAGGAGATTCGTAATATGAAAAAGCCTGCACGCACAAATCATCAAATTCACGATCTACTAACTCATCGCTGGAGCCCGAGGGCCTTTTCAGACCGAATGGTAGAGAAGGAAAAAATACTAGTTCTTATGGAAGCGGCCAGGTGGTCACCCTCTAGTTATAATGAACAACCGTGGAGCTTTATAATAGCCACCAAGGACAATCCAACGGAGTATGAAGAATTATTAAACTGTTTATCGGAAGGAAATATTCGATGGGCGAGATTTGCACCATTATTGATGATTAGTGTAGCCAAGTTGATCTTTGAACGTAACGGAAAGCCAAATAGACATGCCTTTCATGATGTCGGATTGGCTGTTGGAAATCTTGTCATACAGGCAAGCCACCTCGGACTACATGTCCACCAGATGGCGGGCATCCTTGTCGAAACAGTCCGTGCAACATACAAAATTCCAGAAACACACGAGCCAGTCGCAGGAATCGCAATCGGCTACTATGGCGATATTGATCAACTACCGGAAGATCTCAGAGAAAGGGAGTTGGCTGATCGTGCCCGAAAGCCTTTAGAAGAATTCGTGTTCTCGGGCTCGTGGAACAAACCGTTTTATTTGGTTTCAACAAGATAATCTGCCGGATGACTTAATCTATCTATTTGAAAAATTTAAAAATGGCATTTAAGTTGATGCAACACTCGGACAACTTGTCTTTATAACTAAATTAAGCGAAAGGAGGATAGTAACGAGTATTAAGGGATTATTACTTGGCGGAGCTAAAATTGATACCG is a genomic window containing:
- a CDS encoding nitroreductase family protein, which gives rise to MKKPARTNHQIHDLLTHRWSPRAFSDRMVEKEKILVLMEAARWSPSSYNEQPWSFIIATKDNPTEYEELLNCLSEGNIRWARFAPLLMISVAKLIFERNGKPNRHAFHDVGLAVGNLVIQASHLGLHVHQMAGILVETVRATYKIPETHEPVAGIAIGYYGDIDQLPEDLRERELADRARKPLEEFVFSGSWNKPFYLVSTR